GTTTCGGAAAGGTCAACAAGGGAGAAGGTGTGATGAGTCTCACACGTGGTTTTCTTTATGCAGGTTGTCTGAATATCGTTATGACATTATGGCCTCTGGAAGATCGCTCCGGGGTAACTATCATGGATAATTTCTATAAAAACCTGAAAAACAATAGGGATGCTGGTGTTGCATTATATAAATCAAAGATTGAATATCTTGACCACGCTGATAAATTAAAAGCTCATCCTTATTTTTGGGCCGCTTATGTTACGATTGTCAATCAATCTTCTTCCGGTTCAAATAATTATCTACATTGGATTTTATTGATCATTCTTGCAGCAGGTTCTGTATTTACTGCTTTTATGATCAGAAGAAGAATAAAATTCTCACTTTAATTTCCGGATAATTTCCTTTGCCTTTTCACTATAGGTACTGTCTTCGTTGACAATTTCAGTAAAAACAGCCAAAGCCTGATTGGTTTCAAAGGTTTTCAGATAACACAAACCCAGATACCATTTGGCCTGCTCCACATACAGGTTGTTCTGATGATCAATCACCAGTTGAAAAGATTTCTTTGCTTCACTGATGCGGTTAGTCTCAAAACAACTGATGGCATAATAAAAATGAGCCTGAATGTTGGTGTAATCCAACTGAAAATAAGCCAAAAACTTATTGACAGCGGATTCATAATCCTTGTTGGAATAAGACACCAATGCATCAGAAAGCAGTTTTTCAGTCTGACTTTGAGCAGAACGGCTGATTCCTTCGGCCTCGTATGGAGTATAGTATTTACTGATTAATGCTTCGTTACTGACAGGGCCATTGTTGATATATTTTGCCCCAAAAGTAACAATCAGTGTAATCGATGCCGCAACAGCGAGATACTGCCACTTAGCCGAAAACAATTCATGCCGAAACTTACGGTGAAGTTTAAGTTCACCATTAATATCCGTCATTTTTTTCCTGAGCTCAATGACATCTACCTCACTCAAAGCCTTGTCGATATTGATATGCATCAATACTTCCCTGGCAAAGTCGGCATCTGTCTCAAGTCGTCTTTCAAATTCCTGATGTTCAGCTTTAGTCAGTTCTCCATTCAAGTATTTTTCGATCAGTTCGGTCAGTTTGTTTAACTGTTGCATCTTCTCACTTTTATTTGTAGATTATTTTTTCATAAATAAGTCATTCTTTATGTTTTCTATCAGTTTTTCCTTGCATTCAAATTTTCTCTTTTTAGCATACTGTTCAGTTTTGTATCCCATAATCTCAGCAATTTCTTTCAACGGCACCTTTTCAAGAAAAAGTCTTAAAACCCGCTGACAATCTTTATTCAGCCTGCTAAAATGATACTGATAAAGTTTGTACTCATCATTTGATTCAATATTCGAACCAATAATACTGACAAACTCACTCATATCATTCTCAGGAAAATCTTCCCCTCTTATCCGTCTTTTTTCCAGTTGCTTCAGCCACAGGAGCTTACATATTGAGAACATAAAAGTTCCAAACGAACAGGTCAGCACCAGTTGATCATCCTTTATTTTTTTGTAAAGAATGATGATGGCTTCCTGGAAAATATCCTGGGCATCTTCTTCATTCCCGTTGTTTTTCCTGATAAAATTTCTAATTATTTCAAAGTACTTTTTATAAATGTACCTCAGTACATCGTTATCATGATTGCGGATACCGGCTATCAGCTCATCATCCGACAAATCATTTGATACTTTTATTCTCTTACCATTTAAAAGGTTACCCAATTTCAGTTCTGTTGTTGTTAAAAAATATTATTACCGGCTGCAAAATTCAAAAAGGTTACCCAAATATTTTCAAAAGTTTTCCCCAAAACTAACAATTATTTAGCCGCTTTTTGTGAATTGAGTCTGAATTATTCCAGCGACCAGCAGCAACATGGCAATAATAAATGCCACGGTAAATCCGAAATTCTTGTAAATGAATACC
This window of the Sphingobacteriales bacterium genome carries:
- a CDS encoding tetratricopeptide repeat protein — encoded protein: MQQLNKLTELIEKYLNGELTKAEHQEFERRLETDADFAREVLMHINIDKALSEVDVIELRKKMTDINGELKLHRKFRHELFSAKWQYLAVAASITLIVTFGAKYINNGPVSNEALISKYYTPYEAEGISRSAQSQTEKLLSDALVSYSNKDYESAVNKFLAYFQLDYTNIQAHFYYAISCFETNRISEAKKSFQLVIDHQNNLYVEQAKWYLGLCYLKTFETNQALAVFTEIVNEDSTYSEKAKEIIRKLK
- a CDS encoding sigma-70 family RNA polymerase sigma factor — encoded protein: MGNLLNGKRIKVSNDLSDDELIAGIRNHDNDVLRYIYKKYFEIIRNFIRKNNGNEEDAQDIFQEAIIILYKKIKDDQLVLTCSFGTFMFSICKLLWLKQLEKRRIRGEDFPENDMSEFVSIIGSNIESNDEYKLYQYHFSRLNKDCQRVLRLFLEKVPLKEIAEIMGYKTEQYAKKRKFECKEKLIENIKNDLFMKK